The sequence below is a genomic window from Humulus lupulus chromosome 3, drHumLupu1.1, whole genome shotgun sequence.
ATATTTTACGTAAAACATTGTTATCAATAATGAATAACATATTGGAGATAGAATATTCTCCAATTAAATACAATCTTCATCCAACCGAAGACGAATTTAGTTAAACTATGAGCGACTCATTAGCATCTCGTTTAATATGAGATACCATCATTCTTATCTATTtctcttatatataaaaaatttgtagataacaaatttttttggttttaacagtttgttttattaactttaacgcattattctaaatatttaacggaatatacttttaaaagtGATTATAAagagatatttattaattatattaatataaattcaaatattataaaatatcattattataataatatttaatataagactacatatataataattatattaatattaatataaattcaaattcaaatgttataaaatatcattatcataataatatataataaaaaattagatatttaataattatattaaaataaatttaaatgttataaaagattattatgataataatatttaatcataattttttactaattatattaatatgaattcaaatattataaaatattattataataatatttaatacaagactaaatattgaatacttatattaatataaatttaaatattataaaatattattataatactatataatacataatcttaatttttattaaagaaattatcaattatgttttaaaaagttagcatattatatatattaaaaaattataaatgatttttttctttaatttttcatttaatatgtttatgtcattttttttatatataatatttttatttatttgaaatttatatgataatgatataaatttaataaaaataattaataaattatataaataaaactaagtaaacgtgaATTGCATATTGCTTATATCTAGTAATCTATAAAGCATGAAAAATGAGATGACATGCCATTTAGAGTTGTAGAGGTCGGCAATGAGTCTGATTCAATACTATGAATTTGTAAACCCAATCGCAGGAGCCCGTTGTAGACTATAAAATAATGCATTTTCTTTTCCATTTCATGTGGTGTGTAACATTCCTTTATTGATTTAGAAAATGCAGCTATGGCCTAACCATATGAATCTTCGATGATAACATCAATTCCAGTTTTAGTTTTATTGGTTAACTTGCCAAAAGAGACATCTATATTTAATTTATAAGTATGTACACCTGGAGCTTTCCAATGAATTGGCTCATTGCTTGTGTTTGATAGTGAACTTGCTATGTAGAGTAGAAAAATGACAACATTTTATTACAGTTGAAAAACCTATGTTTTTACGTATCTTTCCAATTTTCCAATATTCATATTGATTTTATCTTGATTTATGCTTTAACATTAAAAAACTAAATCATAAGAATCAACACACAAAATTACAAGCTTCGTCTACACTGAAAACACATTCCAGTCGACTAGTGCTTGGGTTCCCTGAACCAGGGTAATAACTCTCACTATATAAAAGATGTAACTTTACAATAACCAGTTCAAGATTAAACCTGCAAACTATACAATCTTTCTCAACATACAGTGAAGCTTTTTACCCTAAATAACCAAATCTCTTGGTTATAAATGCAAGATCCCCTTGCTTCAATAttgaactcccttcaacaatATTTCAGATCTGAAAACCTTCAGATCTATGTCGCCAAGACTCTGCTGAAATCCCTTCAGCTATCATAGCTTGACTTCAGAGCTTGCACAGAAACCTTGAAACACCATCAATGGAGTTTCTTGCAAGAACCTGCAAAAAATCAACAGAACAAAGAAAAGAGTAATGCAAAGCACAATATACGACTATCCAATCTGAGAGGTTAGTTGTAACTAATTAACCAGGCCAGTATATATATTAGCTAAAATTAGGTATAAACCAGAAACAATCAACAACTGTTAATCACTAACAACCCTGCTGTACACAAAGGTTGACGTGGACATTTACTAAGACAAACAAACTCCAGACACAACATAAGACCATTCCAGACAAGACTGGACCTAATTTGTCATACTAAAAATATTGGtccttacaatctcccccttgacAAATTATGATCAATGAAAAAAATAACAGTGCAAATCAAAATATTAACCATGcaaccaacaaatacaaaagagtCTGGCCAAACAGTAAACAAAGTCTTCAAAAACCAAAATAACAAAAAcgcttaataaaaaatataagagaaGTCTAAATATCTCCGCCTTCATTGAGCATAATCCGTGACCACAATCAGTTGACAGTTGCACCAGATGGCTCCCCCTGGAGAGGTGTAGTTGAATCAGGAATCTGGGCAATGGCATCGGGAAGCTCTTCTGGAGATGTTGTAGCCAATCATGTGTCAGCTGGAGGCACTATAGACAAAACTGGGAGCACCAGAGGTGAGACCTGAGCAGAACAAGTAGATTCCCCCTGGACAGGAACTAAAGAATCAGGAGCAACAGAAGACTCACCAAAAGAGTCTCGATGAAATGCAGGTGGAGAGACATCGATGTAAGGTGTAAACTGAGTGCCATATTCAATCTGGACAACCATAGCTTTGACAATCTGAACAAGCTTGTACATAGATGCCTCAAAGGCCAATTGCCTCTTCTGATCTTTCTTGTGGCGCTTAGTGAAATCCTTGAACTTTGTATACATTTGCACTTGCCAACAAGAATAAGACAAACCCTTAAACAATGGAGTTTTGGGCTTAGAAGGTTTCGAAGAAGAAGGAGCAGTGGAAGGAACCTTCTTGTTTACAACTGCCAGAAAACTTTTAGACAAAACAGGATTCGTAACCTAGAAGTCATGTGTGGCCAATGGTGGTTTGGCAGGCTGAATAATCTGCTGAATCGAACTTGGATAAGGTAATTTGTTGCAAGTACCAGTGGAGGAAGCCACATCAACTATTCGATCATAGATTAGACTGGACAAATCAATGGACACCCCAGTTCCCACAGCATATAGAAATTTCCCAATCTCAAGTGTAACAGAGGATAGGTGAGAATTGGGAAACCAATTATATAACGCCACTCGATGAAGAACTCTATAGAATGGAGTCAACTATGTTACAGGAATATCATGATTCCCCCAAACATAATCAGACTGGCTAGTTAGAACTTGACCCATGGTAGTTTGAACTGGACTGTATGTTTTATCATATGCAGGTTTAAGCACTTTTGGATCTTTGAGTACACGAGCTATAGTGGATGGTGAAAATTTAATACGACTACCCCTCACAAAAGCAGTAAGACAATCTTCATTCTCCCCATCTAAAACAGACTTATCTAGATTAGCATAAAACTCCCAAATTAAAATGGGATGAGGAGACACCAATTTTGACACTATAACCCAACGCCTAGACTTTAAAAGTGCAACCAAATtaggaaaatcttccaaaactaCAGAATATTCAAGTTACAATTCTCTTACAGCAAACCATCTTTGATAATGTGAAGCCTTAGTAGCATCTACAAAGTACTAAATAGAGGTAGGATCAACAGTAGACACAGACTCCTTAGGGCCAGAAACACGCTTTGATTTTTTAGGAGAAGGTTCAAACACAGGGGCCTTGGACTTACGTTTTGGAGCAGAAGATTTTTTTGGAGAAGGTTCAAACACAGGGTCCTTAGACTTACGTTTTGGAGCAGAAGATTTTTTGGGAGGTGATGAAACAGACGCTTTTTCTTTTCCTATTGACTGAGCAGGGACTTAGGTTTTGGTTTTTGACTCAATACCAGAACGTGTCTTGGGGTATTTGAGTGATGACTGCTTAGACACACAAGGCGATTTAGGAGGGGATGGAGTGGGTGGGTTAGTTTTTGGTAATGGAGGTGACTCATGAGGTGGAGAGGGTGACATAGCAGATGATCAAGTAAAACGTTTTGGTGAAGACACAGAAGAGGATTTAGAAGGATTATTGACGACACAATGAGACTGTGGATCAACCAGCCCAGTCGCAAACTCAGTCACTACCGCAAGAGGGGATGTCGACGGAGGAGGAGCCAACTCAGCGATGGTAGGCGACACTGGAACAATGGCTAGAGCCAAGCTTGGGTCAGGATCAGATGACACAACCTAATCAGAGGGTGTGGTGACTGCAGATGCCCCAGATGCATCCACAAAAGGAGGGACAACCACCCTTGGAGGAGGAGAGGCAGTCGCATCAGCGACGGGAGAAGGTGGTAGAACTGATCGAAGGTGATTTGCTCTTTCTTTCATAATGACTTACACTTCTAGGGCTTCTGAGGTTTGACCACTACGAAAAAAAATTCATACAAGCTCAGCAGATGATGATAGATATATATAGAGAAAGGCCATTCGCATTCCCCTACCAGTTTTTGACCGTgcataaaaaatttatatttttaataacaaTGCACAAAAAAAAATACACCAAAGcccattaaaaaaaactaaaacccaAGGTAGTACATGAAAGACCAAACAggacatttataaaaaaaaacatgaaacaaGAATAAAGTCTAAAGTACCAAGTAAAAGAAATAGTCACACTTTAGTGGCAGAAGAGATCTATTAACAACAACTCTGAGAAGCTCAACATCTAtgcaagagaaaaaaaaatgttctTATCTGGTCAAAATATATACACAATACTTGCCACAAAAAAATGAACAAAAATTATTTATACACCGTGAAAAACACTACTTACGAaagcacacatttttttttaacaagagaTTTGAGCTACTATTTTCATTTGTGTGTGCGTAAAGACCTCATGAGGACCAAGAAGAATCATGAATCATTAACTGGACCACTCACTCAAACAATTTtgatagttatttttttttaatttttatatatttttttattctgttTTGACAACACACTCTGAGTTTTTCAAATACCCAGCACTGGCTTTCACTCATTATCAGAGATGTAGCCGTctccttttttatttttctcaGCAAATACCAAGAGGAGGAGCAAACTCCTCAGGGCATATGATGGTACAAAGGAAGCTCTTCCCATTTCATCAAATAATGGTAGCCTTTTGAGCTGGAGAAAATAAAGGCTCAATtctaaatcttgaaaaaaaaaactgatgtGATTAAGTAAGCACTGACCAATTAAGAAGTAGTACTCACAAGtaaaaaaaagaacaacaaaaaaataGCAAagcatgagaaaaaaaaaatgtgaccAAATGTGACACCAAACCTCTCAAATGGTGCAGAGACCAATGCTAGTTCATAAATGTGCATATGTTTGAGCATCAAGAGCTTTTGTAAACAGATCTGCTAACTGAGCATTAGTGGAAATATGAGAAATTGTTAGCATTTTAGACTCAACCATGTTCCTAATGAACTGATAACGCATGTCAATGTGTTTGGTCCTTGAATGTTGAACTGggttttttgaaatattaatggTGCTTGTGTTATCACAGAAGAGGGTAAATGACTTTTGGGGATAGCCATAATCAGTGAGCATCTTATTGAGCCAGATGAGCTGAGTATAGCAGCTGCCAACAGCAATATACTCTGCCTCAGCAGTGGAGAGTGAAATAGAATGTTGTTTCTTGCTAATCCAAGAGACCAAATTATTCCCTATATAGAAACAAACCCCAGAAGTACTTTTCCTATCATCTAGAGATCCTGCCCAATCAGAATCACTATACCCCACCAAGGACATATATGTATCACATGAATACCATAAGCCAAATTCCACAGTCCCTGCAAGATATTCAAAAATACGTTTGACAGCAGTAAGATGAGACTGCTTAGCATTGGCTTGATAACGGGCACACAGACCAACACTAAAGGAAATATTAGGACGACTAGCTGTGAGATACAACAAGCTTCCTATCATGCTATGGTACAGGGTTGGATCTACGGGGTCACCAGATTCATCTTTATTTAGTTTAGAGGTGGTGGGAGTATGTGCATGTTTGACTTGAGTGAAACCAATTTTTTCTAACATGGACTTAGTATACTTGGACTGAGAAATAAACATTCCTTGTTCTGATTGCTTAATCTGAAGTCCAAGAAAATATGATAGATCTCCTATTAGACTCATCTCAAACTCACTTTGCATAAGTTCCACAAACCTAGTAACCTCACTCTCACAAGTTGACCCAAAAATTATGTCATTCACATATATATGTGCAAAAAATATTCCATCAGTTAGATACCTGATAAAGAGAGTATTGTCAGCACTActgtaactgtaatgccccgaattctctgatgtgtttaacggcgtgaatagtaggccgggagggccatacttgcttaattatgctattaattgataaaatgcatgtatatgcagattatattatgatatgatgtgtaatgcatgcatgtgagtccatatttctatttacaggggtgtgatggtaatttggcccgttgagggtaaattgattatttgttcgcatgttggtgatataatttgagaccacattatgatgtgggtttgtttgagctatttggcaAGAGACGATCAAAGAATGTTAaatgtcggtttggtcataacgggcttaagctcagggctcggggtgagtctcgaggtgttttaatgattagagtgttaccgggcattaaagggtaacgggatgtgaaatattggtgtttgaggatattgaggttagcgggaattgggaagcgttaattatgattaacggtgtaggtggaaagtgccaaaattacccttgagttggctttagaaacttttaaagacctaggggtataatggtcttttggcttggatatatatgatttaggaggctgtagaataaacagagtaaATAGAGGCAATTTCTCTTCTCCTTCCCataccttctccttccttcatcttccttgtgagtttttgtgatctttttgaggatttgagcttgggagctaggccttggtactttgggagagtgttccactgttgaagagcaccataacctgaacttgaggtaagcttttcgccactagtttccatgtatgctctgttttcgttttaagatttcagctttagattttggtgtggaaagttagAATTAAGGGAAGTTcttgtggtgttttacttgggttgtgatgagGGAAAGTTGTGAGTGTTGTTTAGGGGTTTTAttgtgtgtttggaggaggttttgaactgatttgaagggctggtttgggAGGAAAAATACAGGGGAAAGTTTTAGTGCGCGTGCTGTCAATTTTGCcattctgggctgggcgccgcggcgcagctgtggtgcgccgcggcccttggcgtctggcaagGGAGGCCCTTTTGTCTGAAGGGCGCGCCACGGCGCAttaggggagggccgcggcccttaaggcatttttggccaaaatggagTTTCTAGCatggggatgcaagcctaaggcctcggggttgaacctactacccggttgagtagtgtttgatgtctcggaggttaggttttggtttaggaaccttttattgttcattttattgatggaatcccataattggttattaccaggtaaccgctaaaggaccaaaaggttgatcgttctcaggatcattcttttattcattcttgctctaaccagaggtaagaaaactgtaccccaagtgtgacatgcatggatatttgtgaggcatgttggttgtgtgaTATGGACATagattgaacatggaatgcttagcatatgttgttcacttgagcatagcactgactaattagtcaggtttggcaaaggtgctagtaccaactgtgaagctgtgactcattagtcaggttcagcagtggtactaggcactggtcacgttgcactgactcatcagtcatattttgcaaaggtgttagtatcagctgtgaagctgtgacttattagtcaagttcaacagtGATACTGGAcgctggtcacatagcgctgatttattagtcagaacggtcttGGCGTgcttcacgcaagccaacagaaattagatctaatcgatcattagcattgaatggctcaaagagcactaatgccagaccgaacctgagggtcgatgaatgaaataagcacttggaggctagtggcttacctagcagccactctccctcttgactCATGTGATGATCACGCATTTGTTTGGAAGCTTTATGCTTAGTGTGactataatgataatcatttgataatgtttattaaaagtattatgttttcttgctggcctttggctcatgggtgctatgtggtgcaggtaaaggaaaagaatagctcacctagccttgagtggagagctgatgtggtaaTGTGTACacatgcggccgcttgaccaccacggccaaggtgttctcagaggaactagggggtttaccctatttttgtcgcttaggtcggcgggattgtaaatttaaaacagtagtgaccattttgtactgagaaccacttgtaaatgttttgtttagctttgCAGAGCAGTTTgcaatgaaaatctccatttcctttttattggctttataccttaacctgttaactacacttagagcacgtttttgaccaaagggcTCGGGTAGCGAatcaaatttccggtccatcgttcaccgtaactgttctggggtagccagggcgttacagtaacgtcctgtattttcgggtacctttaaacgactcgggttggGATTTTttgtccccgagttaagaatattattttaaataatattatatttttttttgaaattattccatgagttattgctagccaaattatgaattttgtgatttaaaagtcaaagataagactttcgatcctagaccgacacaaaaacattgatcgggtaaaaatctcggaaaataaaatgaaaagctatggaaaatatattttgggcacaaaatacattcataaaaattaaagtttggtaaaaaataataaacctaaggaaaaatggaaattttagggcattttgcgttaaatgcctaattttaccgaaatgaggaattttatttcatgaatggaccttaggttaaattttattgtgtgattaattaaattaaatgtgagagacaattaatttaattatttaatgttaagttttgtgatttaaaacttaataagagtgaaaaatatgtagaaagtcaaattgggtttttcttcttaggaaataattattaacctttataaaaaaaaaaaatttgatcacatatataatatatgtgatGGCCGGCCATGTGTGAGGCTTTAAAATggtttgaccaaaaattttaattagtttaatctcatttatttaaaagtttgggataatgtcaagtgggcaagtgggtagtaaaGCACTTAAGTGTTTTTAGGAATTTTAGAGTAtgataaactcttctaaccctccccaaccgaccacaccactttccctcattcactctcatctgattttgaagactctctcaagtgttctctctattttcaaccccaagaacactaaggagactTGGAAGCTAAGCTTGGTCTAGGAacggttttccctaaggtaaagtttcaataataTAGACCCTTGTAAAGTTTTATTCATAGAGTTCAATAGCTatttatctatgttgttggggggagttttttagggtttttgagaGGTTTTGACGGAGCCAAGCTAGTAGGAAGATCCACACCttagcaagaacaccaaagaggtaaaaagtctactttgatggttgttattgtatgatttttagttttaagcattattttttatagttaatacttaaagtttcttattggtgatgtaataaggttatgttagttgttttataattttaatgatgcttgtgtattgattttttaaaataggaaccaaaaccctCAAGGGTTTTGTatgaaaccctaaaacaaaacatgttttgagctatgacttccaaggggtaaagcagccactgtatattgactttgtaaaattaaattgtactgtgatgtttttgagattgagtacataaaattgagcttttgaaacactcaaatttttttagaaatgagtaagttatgctatttcaaagtttaggtaaaaactattttttttcgtattcttattttggGAACCAAGTTctgacagccactgtatagggcaaatgaacccagttttttctaaacttttgtggacatgtttttggcataacctagtattccactataaaatgtggtaagaaaatattgaacggtttgaaagttattaactttcaaagtttggaaaaaataaggacttgaaaataaggtcatttttacctcattgttggaaaattatttcaccaatcaaaaatgcttattttgacctaagattttacaaagacctaaatggcataccaaaaatggaattggaaaactttggtaataattgggtaagtaaattttaagttatgaactaacgaagtatgtagttaaaaatgtaaaaaataggtttttcacacttagtgtaaaaatgagattttggaacataatgtaaaaagtaaaattttgcttatttcaagatataaacttggtaagtcttcaaaacatattttcactaaaattaccactttgagtttagtgtgaattatttttattaaagaatttttattctttttaaaaataagagatttaatttattaatagttaataaattataagagggtttaaaaccctatattttgagaaaataattgagtgaattatttttctagtaagtaaacttgattaattgacttcggaaagattaactagtcaagataggaaatttttaacggttttcctaattaagacaaattaggaaattgtcttaaaacgatttttagagattaaaaccttaagaaaaataaaaggaaaattaagagtttattttctttaaaaataattaaggaatttaattagtattttcgggatataataccggctaaaatcttttatatagtTTACCGATTATTGAAGGTACGGGTTAACagcagaacttttaaagaatgagatttttagcggattgtgagaaaatactattgtgatacccgagcctaggtatcgggACCATatgataggtctccccgagacttagggtttagtctcaaatattttgtgTGAATTttcttaatgggtttaaaaccaaataaggatcattaatcattaca
It includes:
- the LOC133824577 gene encoding uncharacterized mitochondrial protein AtMg00810-like; this encodes MTGNKNVLVNYKEGKEGAVTFGDGNKGQNFGKGDLVLNGVAPLTVVLYLTDGIFFAHIYVNDIIFGSTCESEVTRFVELMQSEFEMSLIGDLSYFLGLQIKQSEQGMFISQSKYTKSMLEKIGFTQVKHAHTPTTSKLNKDESGDPVDPTLYHSMIGSLLYLTASRPNISFSVGLCARYQANAKQSHLTAVKRIFEYLAGTVEFGLWYSCDTYMSLVGYSDSDWAGSLDDRKSTSGVCFYIGNNLVSWISKKQHSISLSTAEAEYIAVGSCYTQLIWLNKMLTDYGYPQKSFTLFCDNTSTINISKNPVQHSRTKHIDMRYQFIRNMVESKMLTISHISTNAQLADLFTKALDAQTYAHL